In Herpetosiphonaceae bacterium, the following are encoded in one genomic region:
- the tssK gene encoding type VI secretion system baseplate subunit TssK has product MDDSSRRKVIWSEGLLIGPHHFQQADRYHEHTLDLRVRTLVPFGWGALDLQIDLSTLEQRNALRIERFHGVLPSGAVASIPDVDDVPATRVIPPDRIPLFSGHLDVYLALPVDRPNGQNYRMSGSAASADTRYVPSFVNLVDECSGENEQTIVTAKHHFRLLLGDEDDTQLERIKIAELIRLPDGRVTLNQEYAPPCLVVQASATLSGMVRELTRRLKLMILAVAGARQRGAGDTGLDRLELVSVQASLSGALAVLNHFNQIRQVHPEVVYRSLLQLAGQLQVLLPAAQMLDLPAYDHDDLVGCFGSLIQSIETLLHAVPTPPPGPMIAIDLEPAQSAAGYPVLRTRSPLDERLLAADYALFLVVEVSGEYSDRLHFLSKHLPATVTIAAFHQIDRYIERAYGLRITAEQRPPEAPLHAHTVYFQLEHTGAAWEGIRAERSLAIQIPRAVWQEFKQLDVTLIAIHRQAQQPAG; this is encoded by the coding sequence ATGGACGACAGCTCGCGTCGCAAGGTGATCTGGAGCGAGGGGCTGCTGATCGGGCCGCATCATTTCCAGCAGGCCGATCGCTATCACGAGCACACGCTCGATCTCCGGGTCCGCACGCTGGTCCCGTTTGGCTGGGGCGCGCTCGACCTCCAGATCGATCTGAGCACCTTAGAGCAGCGCAACGCCCTGCGGATCGAGCGGTTTCACGGCGTGCTGCCCTCCGGCGCGGTTGCGAGCATTCCCGATGTGGATGACGTCCCCGCGACGCGGGTGATCCCGCCGGATCGGATACCGCTCTTCTCCGGGCATCTGGATGTGTATCTGGCGCTGCCGGTCGATCGTCCGAATGGACAGAACTATCGCATGAGCGGCAGCGCGGCCAGCGCCGATACGCGCTACGTGCCGTCGTTCGTGAATCTGGTCGACGAGTGCAGCGGCGAGAATGAGCAGACGATCGTCACCGCCAAGCACCATTTCCGGCTGCTGCTCGGCGATGAGGACGATACGCAGCTCGAGCGGATCAAGATCGCGGAGCTGATCCGGCTGCCCGATGGACGAGTCACGCTCAACCAGGAGTACGCGCCGCCGTGCCTGGTCGTTCAGGCATCGGCCACGCTCTCCGGGATGGTTCGGGAGCTTACGCGGCGGCTGAAGCTGATGATCCTCGCGGTCGCGGGCGCTCGGCAGCGCGGCGCTGGCGACACCGGCCTGGATCGGCTGGAGCTGGTATCGGTGCAGGCCAGCCTGAGCGGGGCGCTGGCAGTGCTCAATCACTTCAACCAGATTCGGCAGGTCCACCCGGAGGTGGTCTATCGGAGCCTGCTCCAGCTGGCCGGGCAGCTCCAGGTGCTACTGCCTGCGGCACAGATGCTCGATCTTCCCGCCTATGACCATGACGATCTGGTCGGCTGCTTCGGATCATTGATTCAGAGCATTGAGACGCTGCTGCATGCCGTGCCGACACCACCGCCGGGGCCGATGATCGCGATCGATCTGGAGCCTGCGCAGAGCGCGGCGGGCTATCCCGTGCTGCGCACCCGATCGCCGCTGGATGAGCGGCTGCTGGCGGCTGACTACGCGCTGTTTCTGGTCGTTGAGGTTTCCGGCGAGTATAGCGACCGCCTGCACTTCTTGAGCAAGCACCTGCCGGCAACCGTCACGATCGCCGCCTTCCATCAGATCGATCGGTATATTGAGCGGGCCTATGGCCTGCGCATCACCGCCGAGCAGCGACCGCCGGAAGCGCCGCTGCACGCGCATACCGTGTATTTTCAGCTCGAGCATACCGGCGCGGCCTGGGAGGGCATTCGAGCGGAGCGCTCGCTGGCGATTCAGATCCCGCGCGCCGTCTGGCAGGAGTTCAAACAGCTTGACGTAACGCTGATCGCGATTCACCGGCAGGCGCAGCAGCCAGCCGGCTAA
- a CDS encoding DotU family type IV/VI secretion system protein produces the protein MSNVVYAPPSLAATQGQEHPHAATQGAHQEVSAAHRVGAQPAPRLAQLCDPMLSLILSLQNPERLDNVPALYAQLQSQHAALCHQAALAGIDERDLHLATFALVAFADETIAESAWIDRAQWPFLQYEYFTTRRAGEQFFEQLQQIQGKKYDYAIWKDASRAELLEVYYLCLLLGFRGAWAFDPPLRVQHELEQIQRHVRARPAGRLAPNVGPRSYRNRAHGSAHGWMWLAILIQMALIAGLVMIHVK, from the coding sequence ATGTCCAACGTAGTGTATGCGCCGCCATCACTGGCTGCGACGCAGGGCCAGGAGCATCCGCACGCCGCGACACAGGGCGCTCATCAGGAGGTGAGCGCCGCCCATCGCGTCGGCGCGCAGCCCGCGCCGCGCCTGGCCCAGCTCTGCGACCCAATGCTGAGCCTGATCCTCTCGCTCCAGAATCCTGAGCGTCTGGACAATGTTCCAGCGCTGTACGCCCAGCTTCAATCGCAGCACGCCGCGCTCTGCCACCAGGCGGCGCTGGCAGGCATCGACGAGCGCGACCTGCACCTGGCGACCTTTGCGCTGGTGGCGTTCGCCGACGAGACGATCGCCGAGTCCGCCTGGATCGATCGGGCGCAGTGGCCGTTTCTTCAGTACGAGTACTTCACCACGCGGCGCGCCGGAGAGCAGTTTTTTGAGCAGCTTCAGCAGATCCAGGGAAAGAAATACGATTACGCGATCTGGAAGGACGCATCCAGGGCCGAGCTGCTCGAAGTCTACTATCTGTGTCTGCTGCTGGGCTTTCGGGGAGCGTGGGCGTTCGATCCGCCGCTGCGGGTGCAGCATGAGCTCGAGCAGATCCAGCGCCATGTGCGCGCCCGTCCTGCTGGACGGCTCGCACCGAATGTCGGGCCGCGCTCGTACCGCAACCGGGCGCACGGCTCGGCGCACGGCTGGATGTGGCTGGCGATCCTGATCCAGATGGCGCTGATCGCCGGTCTGGTTATGATTCACGTGAAATAA
- a CDS encoding type VI secretion protein IcmF/TssM N-terminal domain-containing protein: protein MNREGLRDDMINLAFFWPSILGAWIIAWLRFRNADQVTPPIVPSRIMALWIVLAVILGLLSVCVLWLIVKRARIGRLDPLPWYLVVGPRGSGKTVLLTQAGVRQVAAWNDDSFVAHHSIILDQVGGYILDEIQQADPNTRREYLADVEAFLRGKSLKGIIATIEVDAALDAAGSAAQAQTLRTHLAEITHRFGVHLPVYLVITRCDHLPGFLPFFQHLPPTDRANAWGATLSGQQRDALTAFDQECALLQRALADRRLAFLDAPHPATNRAIYQFPAEFALLCERLRSAVETIFTGSSPQERLLFRGFYFTGASPAERALDDRSARGGV from the coding sequence ATGAACCGAGAAGGTCTGCGCGATGACATGATCAATCTGGCGTTCTTCTGGCCGTCGATCCTTGGAGCCTGGATCATCGCCTGGCTGCGTTTTCGCAACGCCGATCAGGTCACGCCGCCGATTGTGCCGTCCCGCATCATGGCGCTCTGGATCGTGCTGGCGGTGATCCTGGGTCTGCTGAGCGTCTGCGTGCTCTGGCTGATCGTCAAGCGGGCGCGGATCGGTCGGCTGGACCCGCTGCCGTGGTATCTGGTGGTCGGGCCGCGCGGATCAGGCAAGACGGTGCTGCTCACGCAGGCGGGCGTGCGGCAGGTGGCCGCCTGGAACGATGACTCGTTTGTCGCGCACCACAGCATTATTCTCGATCAGGTGGGCGGCTATATCCTGGATGAGATCCAGCAGGCGGACCCGAATACGCGCCGCGAATATCTGGCCGACGTGGAGGCGTTTCTGCGCGGCAAGTCGCTCAAGGGGATCATCGCCACGATCGAGGTCGACGCGGCGCTCGACGCGGCGGGCAGCGCCGCCCAGGCCCAGACGCTGCGGACGCACCTTGCCGAGATCACCCACCGCTTCGGCGTTCACCTGCCGGTCTATCTCGTGATCACCCGCTGCGATCACCTGCCGGGCTTTCTGCCGTTCTTTCAGCACCTACCGCCCACCGATCGGGCCAACGCCTGGGGCGCGACCCTTTCGGGACAGCAGCGCGATGCGCTCACCGCGTTCGACCAGGAGTGCGCGCTGCTGCAGCGGGCGCTCGCCGATCGGCGGCTGGCGTTTCTCGATGCCCCGCATCCGGCGACCAATCGGGCGATCTATCAGTTTCCGGCAGAGTTTGCCCTGCTCTGCGAGCGCCTGCGGAGTGCTGTTGAGACGATCTTCACCGGCTCCTCGCCGCAGGAGCGCCTGCTCTTCCGTGGCTTTTACTTTACCGGCGCGTCGCCTGCTGAGCGAGCGCTCGACGATCGCAGCGCGCGCGGGGGCGTATGA
- a CDS encoding type VI secretion protein IcmF/TssM N-terminal domain-containing protein codes for MSSAARPAESHSPASYFSHGLLSKIIPSDRHLARPTDQVLRRRWLNRMILAELGFVVGVVLLQFFPVIETSATTQPAPTATVAAATVTAIASPVATESAMIVAPTASAEPTTLTPAQPSAPVPVALPDTGSAAALDTGFYAAPLLCLGVGLVVWLLAGTRSAHDSSDASLPANLRRDDEGFV; via the coding sequence ATGAGCAGCGCTGCGCGTCCAGCAGAATCGCACAGCCCGGCGAGCTATTTTAGCCACGGCCTGCTGTCAAAGATTATTCCCAGCGACCGGCACCTGGCCCGACCGACCGATCAGGTATTGCGGCGGCGCTGGCTCAATCGAATGATCCTGGCGGAGCTTGGCTTTGTCGTCGGGGTGGTCCTGCTTCAGTTTTTCCCGGTGATCGAAACGTCGGCGACGACCCAGCCCGCGCCAACGGCGACGGTCGCCGCTGCCACCGTGACGGCGATTGCCAGCCCCGTCGCAACCGAGTCCGCGATGATCGTCGCTCCGACCGCCAGCGCCGAGCCGACGACGCTTACACCAGCGCAGCCTTCAGCCCCGGTCCCGGTTGCGCTGCCGGATACCGGGAGCGCCGCCGCGCTGGATACCGGCTTCTACGCCGCTCCACTGCTCTGCCTTGGAGTCGGGCTTGTCGTGTGGCTGCTGGCCGGTACGCGATCGGCGCATGATTCGTCTGATGCGTCGCTGCCCGCTAACCTTCGGCGCGATGACGAAGGATTCGTCTGA
- a CDS encoding methyltransferase domain-containing protein, with protein sequence MPPQDIFSMTDHLDQQMLDVMVTRLEARGRHPFFSTMLQEYLEAMAIDSARTVLDLGCGTGLAARTIALRARFVGTIVGIDLSAYLLDAATRLAAEAGVASRVTFQVGDTHHLDLPDAQFDAVVAHTLLSHVTDPGAVVQEAARLVRPGGMVGIFDGDYASLTFDQEDLVQGRADDEALITALVANPRVMRQMPRLLRRAGLTIIACFPYVLAEVGQADFWASGIEAYRRLVPRSGTMTEAQADAWAGRLAHDSDVGQFFGASNFYAYVARKATPPAHAGPTPTAEHA encoded by the coding sequence ATGCCGCCCCAGGATATCTTTAGCATGACCGACCACCTCGATCAGCAGATGCTCGACGTGATGGTGACGCGGCTGGAAGCTCGCGGACGGCATCCGTTCTTCAGCACGATGTTACAGGAGTATCTGGAGGCGATGGCGATTGACTCGGCGCGCACCGTGCTGGATCTGGGCTGTGGCACCGGCCTCGCGGCGCGCACGATCGCCCTGCGCGCCCGCTTCGTCGGCACGATTGTCGGCATCGATCTCAGCGCGTATCTGCTGGACGCGGCGACCCGCCTCGCCGCCGAGGCGGGAGTCGCGAGCCGAGTCACGTTTCAGGTCGGAGATACGCATCACCTGGATCTGCCAGACGCCCAGTTCGACGCGGTGGTGGCGCACACCCTGCTGAGTCACGTGACCGATCCCGGCGCGGTGGTCCAGGAGGCGGCCCGGCTGGTCAGGCCCGGAGGTATGGTGGGCATCTTTGATGGAGACTATGCCTCCTTGACCTTCGACCAGGAAGATCTCGTGCAAGGCCGCGCCGATGATGAAGCGCTCATCACGGCGCTGGTCGCCAATCCCCGCGTGATGCGGCAGATGCCGCGATTGTTGCGCCGGGCCGGGCTGACGATCATCGCCTGTTTTCCCTACGTCCTGGCGGAGGTGGGACAGGCGGATTTTTGGGCTTCAGGCATCGAGGCCTACCGCCGACTGGTGCCCAGGTCGGGCACGATGACCGAGGCGCAGGCCGATGCCTGGGCCGGCCGCCTGGCGCATGATTCAGACGTGGGACAGTTCTTTGGTGCCAGCAACTTCTACGCCTACGTCGCCAGGAAGGCGACCCCGCCCGCACACGCCGGACCTACCCCCACTGCTGAGCACGCCTAG
- a CDS encoding 6-phosphofructokinase produces the protein MSTNSKRSLGVLTSGGDAQGMNAAVRAVVRTALNRGVEVYAIYEGYQGMVDGGERIRKLTWSAVGGILHRGGTVIGTARSAAFRTAEGRMTAVRNLLEREIDSLVVIGGDGSLTGANIFRQEWPQILDALMQQGAVAPALAERHRELRIAGLVGSIDNDMFGTDMTIGADTALHRITDAIDAISSTAASHQRSFVVEVMGRHCGYLAVMAALATGAEWVLIPESPPDVDDWEETMCRRLKAGRAAGRRDTIVIVAEGAQDRHGNPISSAYVKQVLEARTGDDTRVTILGHVQRGGSPSAFDRNLSTILGYAAVEHLLDDSATSEPQVFGIRGNRITRTPLMHCVEQTHAVAAAIAAHDYERAMDLRGRSFKAAYRTHQTLVRALPHQPTETQPRFRLAVMHAGTLAPGMNTAVRAAVRLGIDQGHQMLGVGNGVEGLIRGEIQELEWLSVNGWVSWGGAELGTNRTIPQDDDFAAIARTIEAHAIDGLLIIGGWSAYQAAYQLVRQRAAFPVFRLPIVCLPASINNDLPGSELSIGADTALNNIVEAVDKIKQSAVAHRRTYVVEVMGRDSGYLALMSGMATGAERIYLPEEGITLHDLARDVANLIQNFQQGKRLSLIVRNDSANPVYTTGFIAALFEEEGGSLFDVGQAILGHLQQGGNPTPFDRIHATRLAAACIDWLIDEVGKAVAGAAFIGMQEGEARFHRLEDLPHMLDARARRPREQWWLDLRPIAKIMAQAGPAGHALAEDS, from the coding sequence ATGTCAACCAACAGTAAGCGAAGCCTGGGGGTCCTGACCAGTGGGGGCGATGCGCAGGGCATGAATGCGGCGGTCCGTGCGGTCGTCCGCACGGCGCTCAACCGTGGTGTGGAGGTCTACGCCATCTACGAGGGCTACCAGGGGATGGTCGATGGGGGCGAGCGGATCCGCAAACTGACGTGGAGCGCGGTTGGCGGTATCTTGCATCGGGGTGGCACCGTGATTGGCACCGCCCGGAGCGCCGCTTTTCGCACCGCCGAGGGACGCATGACCGCCGTCCGCAACTTGCTGGAGCGCGAGATCGATAGCCTTGTGGTGATCGGCGGCGACGGGAGCCTTACCGGCGCCAACATCTTTCGCCAGGAGTGGCCGCAGATCCTGGATGCGCTGATGCAGCAGGGTGCCGTCGCGCCGGCGCTGGCTGAGCGCCATCGCGAGCTGCGCATCGCCGGGCTGGTCGGCTCGATCGACAACGATATGTTTGGCACCGATATGACGATCGGCGCGGATACGGCGCTACACCGCATCACCGACGCGATCGACGCGATCAGCAGCACGGCAGCCAGCCATCAGCGAAGCTTCGTCGTCGAAGTCATGGGCCGCCACTGCGGCTACCTGGCAGTCATGGCGGCGCTCGCAACGGGGGCCGAGTGGGTGCTGATCCCGGAGAGTCCGCCGGATGTGGACGATTGGGAGGAGACGATGTGTCGACGCCTCAAGGCTGGCCGTGCCGCAGGTCGGCGCGACACGATCGTGATCGTGGCCGAGGGCGCGCAGGACCGGCACGGCAACCCGATCAGCAGCGCCTATGTCAAGCAGGTATTGGAAGCGCGCACCGGCGACGATACCCGCGTGACGATTCTCGGTCATGTGCAGCGCGGCGGTAGTCCCAGCGCCTTCGATCGCAACTTGAGCACAATCCTCGGCTATGCTGCCGTCGAGCATCTGCTGGACGACAGCGCGACGAGCGAGCCGCAGGTCTTCGGCATTCGCGGCAACCGCATTACCCGGACGCCCCTGATGCACTGTGTGGAGCAGACGCATGCGGTGGCGGCGGCGATCGCGGCGCACGACTATGAGCGGGCGATGGATCTGCGTGGCCGCAGCTTCAAGGCGGCCTACCGCACCCACCAGACGCTCGTGCGCGCGCTGCCGCACCAACCGACCGAGACGCAGCCGCGCTTTCGCCTGGCGGTGATGCACGCTGGCACGCTGGCGCCCGGAATGAACACGGCGGTGCGCGCGGCGGTCAGACTCGGAATCGACCAGGGCCATCAGATGCTCGGCGTCGGCAACGGCGTCGAGGGTCTGATACGTGGCGAGATCCAGGAGCTAGAGTGGTTGAGCGTCAACGGATGGGTGTCCTGGGGTGGGGCCGAGCTGGGAACCAATCGGACCATCCCGCAGGACGATGATTTCGCCGCCATCGCCCGCACGATCGAGGCACATGCGATCGATGGGCTGCTAATCATCGGCGGCTGGTCGGCCTACCAGGCCGCCTACCAGCTGGTGCGGCAGCGCGCCGCGTTTCCGGTCTTTCGCCTGCCGATCGTCTGCTTACCGGCCTCGATCAACAACGACCTGCCCGGCTCCGAGCTGAGCATCGGGGCGGATACGGCGCTCAACAACATTGTGGAAGCGGTCGATAAGATCAAACAGTCCGCCGTGGCGCATCGCCGCACCTACGTCGTCGAGGTGATGGGGCGTGACTCAGGCTACCTGGCGTTGATGAGCGGCATGGCAACCGGCGCCGAGCGGATCTATCTGCCGGAAGAAGGGATCACCTTGCACGACCTCGCGCGCGATGTGGCGAATCTGATCCAGAACTTCCAACAGGGCAAGCGGCTCAGCCTGATCGTGCGCAATGATTCCGCCAACCCGGTCTACACCACCGGCTTCATCGCCGCGCTGTTTGAGGAAGAGGGCGGCAGCCTGTTTGATGTCGGGCAGGCCATCCTGGGCCATCTCCAGCAAGGCGGCAATCCAACGCCCTTCGACCGAATCCACGCGACACGGCTGGCGGCGGCCTGCATTGACTGGCTGATCGACGAAGTTGGCAAGGCCGTAGCGGGGGCGGCGTTCATTGGGATGCAGGAGGGTGAGGCACGGTTCCACCGGCTTGAGGATCTGCCGCACATGCTCGACGCCAGGGCGCGGCGACCGCGCGAGCAGTGGTGGCTCGATCTCCGGCCCATTGCCAAGATCATGGCGCAGGCGGGTCCTGCCGGGCACGCTCTGGCGGAAGATTCTTGA
- a CDS encoding DUF998 domain-containing protein, with protein sequence MATITTPMMAPHVGRSWWRQGLLSCGIIASVWWVAMDVVGSLRYPGYSYIDQTISELGAEGAPTRAFMTVLSGIPYFVLMIAFGIGIWITAGGRRTQRITAALLIGEVVWGFVGGLAFPMATREVIAAGQDTLRNQMHAWYGIGMPIFFVLAIAFGSRLFGTRFWYFSYATILVMLVGGLLVGLQTSALTVNQPTPWLGVEERMNAYASLLWFAVLAIGLLRARGATAPKPLDNPTETPQPQAP encoded by the coding sequence ATGGCGACGATAACGACACCAATGATGGCTCCCCATGTGGGACGAAGCTGGTGGCGGCAGGGCTTGCTCAGCTGCGGCATCATCGCGTCGGTGTGGTGGGTCGCGATGGACGTGGTTGGCAGCCTGCGCTATCCCGGCTACAGCTATATCGATCAAACGATCAGTGAGCTGGGGGCGGAGGGCGCGCCGACACGGGCTTTCATGACGGTGCTGAGCGGTATCCCGTACTTCGTGCTGATGATCGCCTTCGGGATAGGCATCTGGATCACGGCGGGTGGGAGACGGACTCAGCGCATCACCGCAGCTCTGTTGATTGGCGAAGTGGTGTGGGGCTTCGTCGGGGGGCTCGCCTTCCCGATGGCAACCCGCGAGGTCATCGCCGCCGGCCAGGACACGCTGCGCAACCAGATGCATGCCTGGTATGGGATCGGGATGCCGATCTTCTTCGTGCTGGCTATCGCCTTCGGGTCGCGGTTGTTCGGCACGCGGTTCTGGTACTTCTCGTATGCGACCATCCTTGTGATGCTCGTGGGTGGCCTGCTGGTGGGCTTGCAGACCAGTGCCTTGACCGTAAACCAACCGACCCCGTGGCTGGGAGTTGAGGAGCGCATGAACGCCTACGCCTCCTTGCTCTGGTTCGCGGTGCTGGCTATTGGCCTGTTGCGTGCGCGGGGTGCCACAGCGCCGAAACCCCTGGACAATCCGACGGAAACCCCGCAGCCGCAAGCACCGTGA
- a CDS encoding aldo/keto reductase — translation MQYTHLGRTGLQVSRLCLGTMNFGPQTSEADSFAIMDRALELGINFFDTANVYGWKLGEGVTEQIIGRWLAQGGGRRDQVVLATKVYNAMGERSNERGLSAYHIRKACEDSLRRLQTDHIDLYQMHHIERTTPWEEIWQAMEILVQQGKVLYVGSSNFAGWDLATAQCTATARHFMGLVSEQSLYNLNARMIELEVIPACRHYGLGLIPWSPLAGGLLGGALQQASAGRRADPGRQQEIEQRRSQLEAYEDLCQGLGESPADVALAWLLHNPVVTGPIIGPRTLDQLDGSLRALEIQLSPETLTRLDEIWPGPGGEAPNAYAW, via the coding sequence ATGCAGTACACGCATTTGGGCCGCACCGGCCTGCAGGTCAGCCGCTTGTGCCTTGGCACGATGAACTTTGGCCCGCAGACCAGCGAGGCGGACAGCTTCGCGATCATGGATCGGGCGCTGGAGCTGGGCATCAACTTCTTCGACACGGCCAATGTCTACGGCTGGAAGCTCGGCGAAGGCGTCACCGAGCAGATCATTGGCCGTTGGCTGGCGCAGGGTGGTGGACGGCGCGACCAGGTCGTCCTGGCGACCAAGGTCTACAACGCGATGGGCGAGCGATCCAACGAGCGTGGCTTGTCGGCCTACCACATCCGTAAGGCGTGCGAGGACAGCCTACGACGCCTCCAGACCGACCACATCGACCTGTACCAGATGCACCATATCGAGCGCACGACGCCCTGGGAGGAGATCTGGCAGGCGATGGAGATCCTGGTCCAGCAGGGCAAAGTTCTCTACGTGGGCAGCAGCAACTTTGCGGGCTGGGATCTGGCGACCGCCCAATGCACAGCCACCGCGCGGCACTTCATGGGCCTGGTTTCGGAACAGAGCCTTTACAACCTCAACGCCCGCATGATCGAGCTGGAAGTGATTCCGGCGTGTCGTCACTATGGCCTTGGGCTGATCCCCTGGAGTCCCCTGGCGGGCGGGCTGCTCGGCGGCGCGCTCCAGCAGGCGAGCGCGGGGCGACGCGCCGATCCCGGCAGGCAGCAGGAGATCGAGCAGCGCCGCTCCCAGCTCGAAGCCTACGAGGATCTCTGTCAGGGCCTGGGCGAGTCGCCGGCGGATGTCGCGCTGGCCTGGCTGCTCCACAATCCGGTGGTCACTGGGCCGATCATCGGGCCGCGTACGCTCGACCAGCTCGACGGCAGCCTGCGCGCGCTTGAGATCCAGCTATCGCCGGAAACGCTGACGCGGCTCGACGAGATCTGGCCGGGGCCGGGGGGGGAAGCGCCGAATGCGTATGCCTGGTGA
- a CDS encoding AAA family ATPase translates to MFNVCPHCGLYSDEKTIDPRGPFAICPACGYQHRFVQLPLFIVTGASGAGKSAIALALAPALPECVVLDSDILWRPEFATPADQYRSYRNMWLRVAKNIGQAGRPVVLCGTALPEQFESCPERRYFTALHYLALVCDDAVLMHRLAARPPWRGADTTAFIQAMVTFNQWLKMHAATTNPPLSLLDTTGRTIEHTVALARDWIRPRLA, encoded by the coding sequence ATGTTCAATGTCTGTCCTCACTGCGGCCTGTACTCAGACGAGAAAACCATTGACCCACGCGGGCCGTTTGCGATATGTCCTGCCTGCGGCTATCAGCATCGCTTTGTCCAATTGCCGTTATTCATCGTCACGGGGGCCAGTGGAGCCGGGAAATCAGCCATCGCTCTCGCGCTCGCTCCGGCGCTCCCTGAATGCGTCGTGCTGGACAGCGACATCTTATGGCGGCCAGAGTTTGCGACGCCCGCAGATCAGTACCGGAGTTATCGGAATATGTGGCTTCGGGTCGCCAAGAATATTGGGCAGGCCGGACGACCGGTGGTGTTATGCGGCACGGCATTGCCGGAGCAGTTCGAGTCGTGTCCCGAACGGCGGTACTTCACCGCGCTCCACTACCTTGCCCTGGTCTGTGATGATGCGGTCTTGATGCACCGCCTCGCGGCGCGTCCACCCTGGCGGGGCGCTGATACGACAGCGTTTATCCAGGCGATGGTGACATTCAACCAGTGGCTGAAGATGCATGCGGCAACGACGAATCCACCCCTGAGCTTGCTGGATACCACAGGCCGTACCATCGAGCACACTGTTGCGCTGGCGCGAGATTGGATACGGCCTCGCTTAGCGTGA
- a CDS encoding cytochrome c3 family protein: MSQVFHPAANTIAKVSIIGGIAFLAGLAWFAGTYTRSPYRTAVTTHVEQPVPFSHQTHVGGDGISCFYCHTSVETSSSAGIPPTETCMTCHSQIWADAPMLQPVRDSFQTGQPIEWNRVHDLPDFVYFNHSIHVQKGVGCVTCHGRVDQMPLMRRAQPMTMEWCVACHREPERFIRPREEVLNMEWVPEEDQLALGQRLVQEYQINKAQLLNCSICHR; the protein is encoded by the coding sequence ATGTCTCAAGTCTTCCATCCTGCCGCCAATACCATCGCCAAAGTCAGTATCATCGGCGGTATCGCATTCCTGGCCGGCCTCGCCTGGTTCGCCGGAACGTACACCCGATCGCCGTATCGAACTGCCGTCACGACGCATGTTGAGCAGCCCGTGCCCTTCAGCCACCAGACCCACGTCGGGGGCGACGGGATTAGCTGCTTCTACTGTCACACCTCGGTAGAAACGTCATCCTCCGCTGGCATTCCCCCAACCGAAACCTGCATGACCTGCCACTCGCAGATCTGGGCCGACGCGCCCATGCTCCAGCCGGTGCGCGATAGCTTCCAGACCGGCCAGCCGATCGAGTGGAACCGGGTCCACGATCTGCCTGATTTCGTGTACTTCAATCATAGTATCCATGTGCAGAAGGGCGTCGGCTGTGTCACCTGCCACGGGCGGGTTGATCAGATGCCGTTGATGCGCAGGGCACAGCCCATGACCATGGAGTGGTGCGTCGCGTGCCACCGTGAGCCAGAGCGCTTTATCCGACCGCGCGAGGAGGTGCTCAACATGGAATGGGTACCGGAGGAGGATCAGCTTGCCCTCGGACAGAGGCTCGTGCAGGAATATCAGATCAACAAGGCGCAGTTGCTGAACTGTTCTATTTGCCACCGGTGA